One genomic region from Sphingomonas paeninsulae encodes:
- the hisN gene encoding histidinol-phosphatase: MTPDDIRLATALADAAGAAIRPYYRQAFKLEDKADASPVTEADRAAEAAMRAILEAERPNDGIIGEEYGTVREGASRQWVLDPIDGTTSFIAGRPIFGTLIALMEEGWPVLGIIDQPIAAERWLGAAGRPTLFNGQRAKTRTCRQLDQAILATTSPNLFSEDEAGHFVALASKVARRRIVYGGDCYNYGLVASGHVDLVVEAGLKLYDLAALVPIVEGAGGTMCDWSGEPLNADSAGDVIAVGDPARLDDILEALG; encoded by the coding sequence ATGACCCCGGACGATATCAGACTCGCCACCGCCCTCGCCGATGCGGCGGGCGCGGCCATCCGCCCCTATTATCGGCAGGCGTTCAAACTTGAAGACAAGGCCGACGCATCGCCCGTCACCGAAGCGGATCGCGCAGCCGAGGCGGCAATGCGCGCCATCCTTGAAGCCGAGCGCCCCAACGACGGCATTATCGGTGAGGAATATGGTACCGTTCGCGAAGGTGCGTCCCGCCAGTGGGTGCTCGACCCGATCGACGGCACGACAAGCTTTATCGCCGGACGACCGATATTCGGAACGCTGATTGCACTGATGGAGGAGGGCTGGCCCGTCCTCGGCATCATCGACCAGCCGATTGCCGCCGAACGCTGGCTGGGCGCGGCGGGGCGGCCCACTCTGTTCAACGGACAGCGCGCCAAAACCCGCACCTGTCGCCAACTCGATCAGGCGATCCTTGCCACCACGAGTCCAAACCTGTTCAGCGAAGACGAAGCCGGACATTTCGTGGCGCTCGCGTCAAAGGTCGCGCGGCGTCGCATCGTTTATGGTGGCGACTGCTATAATTACGGGCTGGTCGCGTCGGGCCATGTCGATCTGGTCGTTGAGGCGGGGTTGAAGCTTTACGATCTTGCCGCACTGGTTCCGATCGTCGAGGGGGCCGGTGGAACGATGTGCGACTGGTCGGGCGAACCGCTGAACGCCGACAGTGCCGGTGACGTTATCGCAGTCGGCGATCCCGCCCGGCTCGACGACATATTGGAAGCGCTCGGTTAA
- a CDS encoding YdeI/OmpD-associated family protein has protein sequence MTELRSGLPIVSFADQIALEDWLAEQPSDSHGAWIRFCKKGSSVASVTKPQAIDSALCYGWIDGQLDKYDAESWLVRFTPRRPRSTWSAVNRKRALELISAGCMQASGQLEIDKAKADGRWEAAYAPASKAEIPADLQNALDANPKAAAFFTTLTGANRYAILHRIGAVKKAETRARKIGDFVGMLERGETVHG, from the coding sequence ATGACTGAATTGCGTTCTGGTCTTCCGATAGTTTCATTTGCTGATCAAATTGCACTGGAAGACTGGTTGGCGGAACAACCGAGCGATTCCCACGGTGCATGGATTAGGTTTTGTAAGAAGGGCTCGTCCGTCGCCAGCGTCACCAAACCTCAGGCGATTGACAGTGCCCTTTGCTATGGCTGGATCGACGGCCAACTCGACAAGTATGACGCCGAAAGCTGGTTGGTACGCTTTACCCCACGGAGACCGCGCAGCACGTGGTCGGCGGTCAATCGGAAACGCGCGCTGGAACTGATTTCGGCGGGGTGCATGCAGGCATCCGGACAATTGGAAATTGATAAAGCGAAGGCTGATGGCAGGTGGGAGGCCGCCTATGCACCGGCTAGCAAGGCTGAGATTCCAGCGGATTTACAGAACGCGCTCGATGCGAATCCGAAGGCCGCAGCTTTCTTCACTACGCTCACGGGCGCTAACCGATATGCGATTTTGCACCGGATTGGCGCGGTAAAGAAAGCTGAGACCAGAGCCCGAAAGATCGGGGACTTCGTTGGCATGCTAGAACGCGGAGAGACCGTTCACGGCTGA
- the pbpC gene encoding penicillin-binding protein 1C, with amino-acid sequence MSETVKRLKWAAISLPVLVLIGLYVATFPPLLPSYSRVIGGWHPSEAWLYDRNGRLIDSVRVDFAARRLAWVPLKDISPALTETVIASEDKRFREHGGVDWLAIANAAKARFDGVSSRGASTISMQVAAFLSPGLAAPGARTWRDKMRQMRAASELESTWSKDQILEAYFNLAGYRGEAQGIGAAALALFGKAPNALSKRDALLIAALLPSPTASIGEVGARACHLAPTQDCHALTEAAADMLSTERARALDPGLAPHLATRLLTKPGMKVTTTLDFDIQRAAAAALTRQLQGLGPARARDGAVVVIDNVSGDVLAYVGGVGLGSTAAAVDGANAYRQAGSTLKPFLYGQVIEKGWLTAASILDDSPVQLDTASGLYVPQNYDHSFKGPVSVRSALAGSLNVPAVRTLLVDGVESFRDRLWDMGYRGLTEDGSYYGFSLALGSAEVTLLEQANAYRAIANTGRVSPLRLRADDPAGVARQIMTPQASWIVSDIMADPSARATTFGVDSALRLPFWAAAKTGTSKGMRDNWCVGFTGRYTVAVWVGNLEGDSMKAVSGTSGAAPVWRDVMMALAQGGGGKAPARPAGVEAKRVTFAGNVEPPRSDWFLTGTGQAQQAFVPATARRPHIVNPVSGSVYAMDPDIPIDRQRLGIAVTGAVAGHRLVLDRRDLGDADARPQVLAGPGAHRLALLDPSGRVIDQVRFTVR; translated from the coding sequence ATGAGTGAGACGGTAAAGCGTCTGAAATGGGCAGCGATTTCACTGCCGGTTTTGGTGCTGATTGGGCTGTATGTGGCGACGTTTCCGCCGCTTTTGCCGTCTTATTCGCGTGTTATCGGCGGCTGGCATCCATCGGAGGCCTGGCTTTACGATCGTAACGGTCGGTTGATCGACAGTGTCCGGGTCGATTTCGCGGCGCGGCGGCTTGCCTGGGTGCCGTTGAAAGACATCAGTCCGGCACTGACCGAAACCGTTATCGCGTCGGAGGACAAACGGTTTCGCGAGCATGGCGGCGTGGACTGGCTGGCGATTGCCAATGCCGCAAAAGCACGTTTCGACGGCGTTTCGTCGCGCGGGGCCAGCACGATTTCAATGCAGGTCGCAGCGTTCCTGTCGCCGGGGCTGGCCGCTCCGGGAGCGCGGACGTGGCGCGACAAGATGCGCCAGATGCGGGCGGCTTCCGAGTTGGAAAGCACCTGGTCAAAGGATCAGATCCTCGAAGCTTATTTCAATCTCGCTGGCTATCGGGGTGAAGCTCAGGGGATCGGAGCTGCGGCGCTCGCGTTGTTCGGCAAGGCTCCGAACGCGCTATCCAAACGCGATGCCCTGTTGATCGCGGCATTGCTTCCCTCCCCGACCGCGAGCATCGGTGAAGTTGGCGCACGGGCCTGTCATCTGGCTCCCACGCAGGATTGCCACGCACTGACCGAAGCGGCGGCTGATATGTTATCGACCGAACGGGCGCGGGCGCTCGATCCGGGGCTGGCTCCACACCTTGCGACGCGGTTGCTGACCAAGCCGGGTATGAAGGTCACGACCACGCTGGATTTCGACATTCAGCGTGCGGCGGCGGCCGCTTTGACGCGCCAGTTGCAAGGTCTGGGACCGGCGCGAGCGCGGGATGGCGCAGTGGTGGTGATCGACAATGTTAGCGGCGATGTGCTGGCTTATGTCGGGGGTGTTGGCCTTGGTTCGACGGCGGCGGCGGTGGATGGGGCGAACGCTTATCGTCAGGCGGGATCGACGCTGAAGCCGTTTTTATATGGGCAGGTTATCGAGAAGGGCTGGCTGACGGCTGCGTCGATACTGGACGATTCGCCGGTACAACTCGACACGGCTTCCGGCCTGTATGTGCCGCAAAATTACGATCATAGTTTCAAGGGGCCAGTGAGCGTTCGCAGCGCGCTGGCCGGATCGTTGAATGTGCCTGCCGTCAGGACGTTGCTGGTCGATGGCGTGGAAAGCTTCCGTGATCGGCTGTGGGACATGGGATATCGCGGTCTGACCGAGGATGGGTCGTATTACGGGTTTAGTCTCGCGCTGGGGTCGGCGGAGGTCACTTTGCTGGAACAGGCCAATGCCTACCGCGCGATTGCCAATACGGGGCGGGTTTCCCCTTTGCGGTTGCGCGCGGACGATCCGGCGGGTGTCGCCCGGCAAATCATGACGCCGCAGGCTTCCTGGATCGTTTCCGATATCATGGCCGATCCGTCCGCGCGAGCGACGACGTTCGGGGTCGATTCGGCATTGCGCCTGCCGTTCTGGGCAGCGGCAAAGACCGGCACTTCGAAGGGGATGCGCGACAATTGGTGCGTCGGATTTACCGGCCGGTACACCGTCGCGGTTTGGGTCGGGAACCTTGAGGGCGATTCGATGAAGGCGGTTTCCGGGACCAGCGGCGCGGCCCCGGTCTGGCGCGATGTGATGATGGCTTTGGCGCAAGGGGGCGGTGGAAAAGCACCTGCGCGTCCGGCTGGGGTCGAGGCAAAGCGCGTGACTTTTGCAGGCAATGTCGAGCCGCCGCGGAGCGACTGGTTTCTAACCGGGACAGGGCAGGCGCAACAGGCTTTCGTTCCCGCAACGGCGCGGCGACCGCATATCGTGAACCCGGTATCGGGGAGCGTTTACGCGATGGACCCGGATATTCCGATCGACAGGCAGCGATTGGGGATAGCGGTGACGGGAGCGGTTGCTGGGCATCGGCTGGTGCTGGACCGGCGGGATTTGGGAGACGCCGATGCACGGCCGCAAGTGTTGGCCGGGCCGGGCGCGCACCGTTTGGCGCTGCTTGATCCAAGCGGGCGGGTTATCGATCAGGTGCGGTTTACGGTGCGGTGA
- a CDS encoding alpha-2-macroglobulin family protein, whose translation MPVTVRAVEPQLAQNVVAVNGASLRVAGSDGQIADWLRKLDKAGGNDFREEPTGVKDETKTVNYTGSTSLLGSQGNALKLGLPGGGKQFEVVGIPLTKPGFYVVELASPTLGRALLGRNATRYVSAGALVTNMAVHFKWGRESSLAWVTALDSGKPVSGADVRITDSCSGKMLTQGRSDGQGRLMVQNGLPQPETYGSCNENSTAHPLMISARAGDDFSFTLTEWGQGIRPYDFDLPYGYSGNGQNILHTIFDRTLLRAGETVNMKHILRKPVGNGFGFADTIDGKLRISHRGSDTQFDIPLSIGKDGIGETSWTAPQAAPMGDYDVSVIVGDKTISSGQSVRVDEYRLPTMRATISGPKTAVVRPTSVPLNLFVGYLSGGGASNLPVAIRTAFSTEESAPAGWDGWSFGGDALKEGTTPLNSGGDEPETATPLSQTIPVTLNASGTAQTSIDVNTAVDRTTAMIVEMDYADANGETLTASHSILLNPSAVRLGIKTDGWLMRDSDLRLQFAAIGVDGVVKRGQRVSVALYSRETITARRRLIGGFYAYDNQEKITKISGSCSTSTDAKGLAECRIDAGVSGQVTVVATTTDADGNIARAVKTVWLAGEDEWWFGGDNGDRMDLVAEAKSYKAGETAKFQVRMPFRSATALVTVEREGVLSSFVTELSGKDPVISVPMPASYSPDVYVSVMAVRGRIGGWSLWWAQKAREWHLPFFSREGAEPTALVDLAKPSYRIGIAKVNVGWEGHTLGVTVKTDKPKYAVRETAQVDVAVTEPDGKPARSAEIAFAAVDEALLQLSPNKSWKLLDAMMGERTLDVLTSTAQTQVVGKRHYGKKAVEAGGGGGGDASGVNREDFRPVLLWKGRVPLDANGHARIPVTLSDSLSAFKLVAIATSGSQLFGTGQVSIRTAQDLSIYSALPPLVRTGDFYGASFTLRNGSDHAMDVTATVKVNPAVAVGRPLKVTIPAGGAVPVTWNLPAPDGITKLDWSVEARSADGKAIDRLSASQDVAPAVPMEVWAATLTRVGGQGFPIMAPAGALPGAFVDVKLSDTLAPPLEGVRAYMTGYPYNCFEQQLSRAVVLGDAGRWGALAGAIPTYLDNDGLLRYFPSERMQGSEALTAYVLSMTAEAGFAIPEAAKGRMVEAMKAVVEGRLKRDGQGPNDVRLLKIAALAALARNGASTAGLVGNIDIAPADMPTATLADWIVVLDRTPQLGQGAALRTLAENILRQRIVYEGSRVDLTDATNAPWWMMVSGDEMALKTLNTILGRPGWSNEGPKMMVGAALRQRRGAWDTTPANAWGTIAARRFATLYPATAVTGVTTATLGPVNRTQGWPMMSNASPLRLPVPAAQTPLVLTQTGGAGPWAIVSFHAAVPLLQPLFAGYRMEKAISIVSQKNKGYLTRGDVLKVRITVDATAERSWVVVNDPVPPGATIIGSLGGQSALLGAAAGEGEGVQPSYVERGRDAWRGYFEWVPAGRFTVEYAVRLNASGRFNLPPSRVEAMYSPEIRAQVPNRSISVAMR comes from the coding sequence TTGCCCGTCACTGTCCGCGCCGTCGAACCACAACTGGCGCAAAATGTCGTCGCGGTGAATGGTGCATCGCTCCGTGTCGCCGGATCGGACGGCCAGATCGCCGACTGGCTCCGCAAGCTGGACAAAGCCGGGGGCAATGATTTCCGCGAGGAGCCTACAGGCGTCAAGGATGAGACGAAGACCGTAAACTATACCGGCTCGACTTCGCTGCTGGGATCGCAGGGCAATGCGTTGAAACTGGGACTGCCCGGTGGCGGAAAACAGTTCGAAGTCGTCGGCATACCGTTGACCAAACCCGGATTCTATGTGGTCGAACTGGCAAGTCCGACCCTTGGACGGGCGCTGCTCGGTCGTAATGCAACGCGCTATGTTTCGGCGGGTGCGCTCGTCACCAACATGGCGGTGCATTTCAAATGGGGTCGTGAATCGTCGCTGGCATGGGTAACGGCACTCGACAGCGGCAAGCCCGTATCAGGGGCCGATGTACGCATCACCGATAGCTGTTCGGGCAAGATGCTGACGCAGGGGCGCAGCGATGGTCAGGGTCGCCTGATGGTGCAAAACGGGCTGCCGCAGCCCGAAACCTATGGCAGTTGCAACGAAAACTCGACCGCGCATCCGCTGATGATTTCCGCGCGCGCCGGGGACGATTTCAGCTTTACGCTGACCGAATGGGGACAGGGGATTCGCCCCTATGACTTCGACTTGCCCTATGGCTATTCGGGCAACGGGCAGAACATCCTGCACACCATTTTCGACCGAACGCTGTTGCGCGCCGGTGAAACGGTGAACATGAAACACATCCTTCGCAAACCTGTCGGCAACGGGTTCGGTTTTGCCGACACGATCGACGGCAAGCTGCGGATTTCGCACAGAGGTTCGGACACGCAGTTCGATATCCCGCTGAGCATCGGCAAGGACGGCATCGGCGAAACTTCGTGGACGGCACCGCAAGCGGCACCGATGGGTGACTATGACGTGTCGGTTATCGTCGGCGACAAGACGATCTCGTCCGGTCAGTCGGTCCGCGTCGACGAATATCGCCTGCCGACGATGCGCGCTACGATATCCGGCCCGAAAACCGCCGTGGTTCGCCCGACAAGTGTGCCGTTGAACCTGTTCGTCGGCTATTTGTCGGGCGGCGGTGCGTCGAACCTGCCGGTTGCGATCCGCACGGCATTTTCCACAGAGGAAAGCGCGCCCGCCGGCTGGGATGGCTGGAGCTTTGGCGGCGACGCATTGAAGGAGGGGACAACGCCCCTGAATAGCGGAGGCGACGAGCCTGAAACCGCGACGCCGTTGTCACAAACGATCCCGGTGACGCTGAACGCATCGGGCACAGCGCAAACCAGCATCGACGTTAACACGGCCGTGGACCGAACCACGGCGATGATCGTCGAGATGGATTACGCCGACGCCAATGGTGAGACGCTGACGGCGAGCCATTCCATCCTGTTGAACCCGTCGGCCGTTCGGCTTGGCATCAAGACCGATGGCTGGCTGATGCGTGACAGCGACCTGCGGTTGCAGTTTGCGGCGATCGGCGTCGATGGCGTCGTGAAGCGCGGGCAGCGGGTTTCGGTGGCGCTTTACAGCCGCGAAACGATCACCGCACGGCGGCGGTTGATCGGGGGCTTTTACGCTTACGACAATCAGGAAAAGATCACGAAGATCAGCGGCAGTTGTTCGACATCGACCGATGCCAAGGGCTTGGCCGAGTGTCGGATCGATGCCGGTGTTTCGGGTCAGGTAACGGTGGTTGCGACCACAACCGATGCTGACGGAAATATCGCGCGCGCCGTCAAGACCGTCTGGCTTGCAGGTGAAGATGAATGGTGGTTCGGCGGCGACAATGGCGATCGCATGGACCTCGTCGCCGAAGCCAAATCATACAAGGCAGGAGAGACGGCGAAGTTTCAGGTACGGATGCCGTTCCGGTCAGCCACGGCATTGGTGACGGTCGAACGCGAAGGCGTGTTGTCGAGCTTCGTCACTGAATTGTCGGGTAAAGACCCCGTAATCTCGGTGCCGATGCCCGCAAGCTATTCGCCCGACGTCTATGTTTCCGTCATGGCGGTTCGTGGGCGCATCGGGGGCTGGAGCCTGTGGTGGGCGCAAAAGGCGCGCGAGTGGCATCTGCCATTTTTCAGCCGGGAGGGGGCTGAACCGACCGCCCTCGTCGATCTTGCCAAACCGAGTTACCGGATCGGTATCGCCAAGGTGAATGTCGGTTGGGAGGGCCATACGCTTGGCGTGACGGTAAAGACCGACAAGCCGAAATATGCCGTGCGCGAAACGGCACAGGTCGATGTGGCGGTGACCGAACCGGACGGCAAACCCGCGCGATCGGCAGAGATCGCGTTCGCTGCGGTCGATGAAGCTTTGCTGCAATTGTCGCCGAACAAGAGCTGGAAGTTGCTCGACGCGATGATGGGGGAACGCACCCTCGATGTGCTGACCTCCACCGCGCAGACGCAGGTCGTCGGCAAGCGGCATTATGGCAAGAAAGCGGTTGAAGCTGGCGGCGGTGGCGGCGGCGATGCGTCGGGCGTGAACCGTGAGGATTTCCGGCCCGTGTTGTTGTGGAAGGGCCGTGTGCCTTTGGATGCAAACGGCCATGCGCGCATTCCGGTGACGCTGTCGGATTCGCTGTCGGCATTCAAACTGGTGGCGATTGCGACGAGTGGGTCGCAGTTGTTCGGAACGGGGCAGGTCAGCATCAGGACCGCGCAGGATCTGAGCATCTATTCGGCGCTGCCGCCATTGGTGCGAACGGGCGATTTCTATGGCGCGAGCTTTACGCTGCGCAACGGTTCCGATCACGCAATGGATGTGACGGCAACCGTTAAGGTCAATCCTGCGGTGGCGGTGGGAAGGCCGCTGAAGGTAACGATCCCCGCTGGCGGCGCGGTGCCGGTGACGTGGAATCTGCCCGCGCCCGATGGCATCACGAAACTCGACTGGTCGGTGGAGGCGCGTTCGGCGGATGGCAAGGCGATCGACCGGCTGAGCGCGTCGCAGGATGTTGCCCCTGCTGTGCCGATGGAGGTCTGGGCCGCGACCCTGACGCGTGTTGGGGGTCAGGGGTTCCCGATCATGGCACCTGCTGGCGCGTTGCCGGGAGCATTTGTCGATGTGAAATTGTCCGACACTCTGGCTCCCCCACTTGAGGGGGTGCGGGCCTATATGACGGGTTATCCGTATAATTGTTTCGAACAGCAATTGTCCCGCGCGGTTGTGCTGGGCGATGCCGGGCGCTGGGGTGCGCTGGCCGGGGCAATTCCGACGTATCTCGATAATGACGGGCTGCTGCGATATTTCCCGAGCGAGCGGATGCAGGGGTCCGAAGCCCTGACCGCCTATGTGTTGTCGATGACGGCGGAGGCGGGGTTCGCCATTCCCGAAGCCGCGAAGGGCCGCATGGTCGAAGCGATGAAGGCGGTGGTCGAAGGTCGCCTGAAACGCGATGGTCAGGGGCCGAACGATGTGCGCCTGTTGAAGATCGCGGCGCTCGCGGCACTGGCGCGGAATGGTGCTTCGACGGCGGGGCTGGTTGGCAATATCGACATCGCCCCCGCCGATATGCCGACAGCGACGCTGGCCGACTGGATCGTCGTCCTCGACCGAACACCGCAGCTTGGACAAGGCGCTGCGTTGCGCACTCTGGCCGAGAATATTCTGCGGCAACGGATCGTCTATGAGGGATCGCGAGTGGACCTGACAGATGCGACAAACGCGCCTTGGTGGATGATGGTGTCCGGTGACGAGATGGCGTTGAAAACGCTCAACACCATTCTTGGGCGGCCCGGCTGGTCGAACGAGGGGCCAAAGATGATGGTCGGTGCAGCTCTGCGTCAGCGACGGGGTGCATGGGATACGACACCGGCGAATGCGTGGGGCACGATTGCCGCACGGCGCTTTGCGACATTGTATCCCGCAACGGCGGTGACGGGTGTGACCACAGCGACGCTGGGTCCGGTCAACCGCACGCAGGGCTGGCCAATGATGAGCAATGCTTCACCGCTTCGCTTGCCAGTCCCGGCTGCGCAGACGCCGTTGGTACTGACGCAGACAGGAGGGGCTGGTCCGTGGGCAATCGTATCGTTTCATGCGGCTGTGCCGCTGCTTCAGCCTTTGTTCGCCGGTTATCGGATGGAGAAAGCGATCAGCATCGTTAGCCAGAAGAACAAAGGCTATCTGACACGCGGCGATGTGTTGAAGGTGCGGATTACCGTAGATGCGACCGCCGAGCGTAGCTGGGTCGTGGTGAATGATCCTGTACCGCCCGGCGCGACGATCATCGGAAGTCTGGGTGGGCAATCCGCGCTGCTCGGTGCGGCCGCTGGTGAAGGTGAAGGCGTGCAGCCGAGTTATGTCGAGCGCGGCCGCGATGCGTGGCGTGGGTATTTCGAATGGGTGCCTGCCGGACGGTTCACGGTGGAATATGCGGTACGGCTGAACGCTAGCGGGCGCTTCAACCTGCCGCCGTCGCGGGTCGAGGCGATGTATTCTCCGGAAATCAGGGCGCAAGTACCGAACCGGAGCATTTCGGTCGCGATGCGGTAA
- a CDS encoding glycosyl transferase family protein, protein MMAILDVVAFVAHELMLFSVVGFVIGGADDLLIDLIWMCRTVTRRTIIYRRQAGANSATLQRARSPGRTVVFVPAWDEGSVIGPMLAHAVSVFGGQDYRIYVGCYPNDPITLAVVGSIASPHIRVVVGQANGPTTKAGCLNTLWQALVADERAEGWSAKSIVLHDAEDVVHSAELRVFDRLIERFDFVQLPVLPLVDAGSRWIGGHYIDEFAEAHGKMIVVREAIGAGIPAAGVGCAFAREIMGRIADSRGGAPFDHDSLTEDYELGLRVAELGGRGIFVRLPHAGGGMVAVRAHFPATLDEAVRQKSRWIAGIALSGWDRLGWHGGIAESWMRLHDRRALACATILLAAYAGLVLTVLLQLANWSDGAVRPVGSPLLGWLLLASGLSLFWRLAMRFAFVTAAYGWREGARAIPRAIISNVIAMMAARRAVFVYLRMRRDGVVRWDKTAHAFPTILPAE, encoded by the coding sequence ATGATGGCGATTCTCGACGTAGTGGCGTTTGTCGCTCACGAACTGATGCTCTTTTCTGTGGTGGGGTTCGTGATCGGCGGTGCCGATGACTTGTTGATCGATCTTATCTGGATGTGCCGAACCGTTACGCGACGGACGATCATTTATAGGCGGCAAGCAGGCGCGAACAGTGCGACTTTACAGCGCGCCCGTTCGCCGGGCCGCACGGTTGTTTTCGTTCCGGCATGGGATGAAGGCAGCGTGATCGGGCCAATGCTCGCACATGCGGTGAGCGTGTTCGGAGGGCAGGACTATCGGATTTATGTCGGCTGCTATCCCAATGATCCCATCACGCTCGCCGTTGTCGGGTCGATTGCCTCTCCGCACATACGTGTGGTCGTTGGTCAGGCGAACGGTCCGACGACGAAAGCTGGATGCCTCAACACGCTATGGCAGGCGCTGGTTGCCGATGAACGGGCAGAGGGCTGGAGCGCGAAGTCGATCGTTTTGCACGATGCGGAGGATGTTGTGCACTCCGCCGAATTGCGCGTTTTCGACAGGCTGATCGAACGGTTCGATTTCGTCCAACTACCGGTATTGCCTCTGGTCGATGCGGGGTCGCGCTGGATCGGCGGCCATTATATCGACGAATTTGCCGAGGCGCATGGCAAGATGATCGTTGTGCGCGAGGCGATCGGCGCGGGTATACCGGCGGCCGGCGTCGGATGCGCCTTCGCCCGAGAGATCATGGGCCGCATCGCCGATTCGCGCGGCGGTGCCCCTTTCGATCACGATAGCCTGACCGAAGATTATGAACTGGGCCTTCGCGTCGCTGAACTGGGCGGACGCGGTATCTTCGTGCGTTTGCCTCATGCGGGCGGCGGCATGGTTGCCGTTCGCGCTCATTTCCCTGCGACCCTTGATGAAGCGGTGCGGCAGAAATCGCGGTGGATCGCCGGGATTGCCTTATCGGGCTGGGACCGGCTCGGCTGGCATGGCGGGATCGCTGAAAGCTGGATGCGCCTGCACGACCGGCGTGCTCTGGCGTGTGCCACAATATTGCTGGCGGCTTATGCGGGGCTCGTTCTGACGGTGCTGCTTCAACTGGCGAACTGGTCCGATGGGGCGGTGCGTCCGGTCGGGTCTCCGCTGTTGGGTTGGCTTCTTTTGGCAAGCGGACTGTCGTTGTTCTGGCGGCTCGCGATGCGCTTTGCTTTCGTGACGGCGGCTTACGGATGGAGAGAGGGCGCGCGCGCAATTCCTCGGGCGATTATCAGCAATGTCATTGCGATGATGGCCGCGCGGCGTGCCGTATTTGTCTATCTCAGGATGCGCCGTGACGGGGTGGTCCGCTGGGACAAGACCGCTCATGCCTTCCCCACCATCCTGCCCGCCGAGTGA
- a CDS encoding TIGR02186 family protein — translation MLLIGAREPVLVPDVSQSEVEIIYSFTGAELLLFGAIVYPGGRVPDGHTDVAVVLKGPPQSILVREKRKLGGLIWANTESTRFRSAPAFYAIASSRPLQTLIDERTAAIYELGLGNIHLSPGSSAQPAEQRRFETGFVDLRERGGLYVSHPSSVEIRQDVLYRAHIAIPARVPVGRYTAETFLIRDGKVIAAATRDIEIRKSGFERFVATAATHWPFTYGLAAVALSLAFGWAAGAIFRRV, via the coding sequence ATGCTGTTGATCGGTGCGCGCGAACCTGTCCTCGTTCCCGACGTGTCGCAAAGCGAAGTTGAAATAATCTACAGCTTCACGGGTGCCGAACTCCTGTTGTTCGGTGCGATCGTTTATCCGGGCGGCCGTGTTCCCGACGGTCACACCGACGTCGCGGTTGTTCTGAAAGGGCCGCCGCAATCCATCCTTGTCCGTGAAAAACGAAAGCTCGGCGGCTTGATCTGGGCTAATACCGAAAGCACGCGCTTTCGATCGGCACCGGCATTCTATGCGATCGCATCGTCGCGTCCGCTCCAAACGCTGATCGACGAGCGCACTGCCGCCATCTACGAACTCGGCCTCGGTAATATCCACCTCTCTCCCGGCAGTAGCGCGCAACCCGCAGAGCAAAGGCGATTCGAAACGGGTTTTGTCGATCTTCGCGAACGCGGGGGGCTGTATGTCAGCCATCCGTCGAGCGTCGAGATTCGTCAGGATGTACTTTATCGCGCGCATATTGCCATTCCGGCGCGCGTTCCGGTGGGGCGCTACACCGCTGAAACCTTCCTTATTCGCGACGGCAAAGTCATTGCCGCCGCCACGCGCGACATCGAAATTCGGAAGTCGGGCTTTGAACGTTTCGTCGCGACTGCGGCAACACACTGGCCCTTCACTTATGGTCTGGCCGCAGTTGCGCTCTCCTTGGCGTTCGGCTGGGCGGCGGGCGCTATTTTCCGTCGGGTTTGA